One genomic segment of Paenibacillus xylanexedens includes these proteins:
- a CDS encoding TetR/AcrR family transcriptional regulator has protein sequence MAKSSKKDDIFAAALTLFAQRGFDATTMPMIADSAQVGAGTIYRYFTNKEVLLNELFQKSIREFLDALKQGFPNEPIPVRDQFHHIFRGLFKFAESDPDRLKFINSTGNALHFHDESKESVNEFMGFLNECIHKGQQQGAILILPTEALMNIVYGAFIHLFEHFNKGLLEATPELMNQLEECLWNAIRVH, from the coding sequence ATGGCTAAAAGCAGCAAAAAAGATGATATTTTTGCAGCTGCTTTAACGCTTTTTGCACAGCGGGGATTCGATGCAACAACCATGCCGATGATTGCCGATTCGGCTCAGGTGGGAGCAGGAACTATTTACCGTTATTTTACGAACAAGGAAGTATTGTTGAATGAACTTTTTCAGAAAAGTATCAGGGAGTTTCTTGATGCCTTAAAACAGGGATTTCCGAATGAGCCGATACCTGTACGTGACCAGTTTCATCATATTTTTCGTGGATTGTTCAAGTTCGCAGAGTCCGACCCGGATCGCCTAAAGTTTATTAATTCTACGGGTAATGCATTGCATTTTCACGATGAAAGCAAGGAAAGTGTCAATGAATTTATGGGGTTTCTGAATGAATGCATACATAAGGGGCAGCAGCAAGGAGCCATTCTTATACTGCCTACAGAAGCTTTAATGAATATAGTTTACGGTGCTTTCATACATTTGTTTGAACACTTTAACAAAGGTCTCCTGGAAGCGACGCCGGAGCTAATGAACCAGCTTGAGGAGTGCCTGTGGAATGCCATTAGAGTCCATTGA
- a CDS encoding biliverdin-producing heme oxygenase, producing MTSTNIMERLKSETAHYHRQVEQNPYAKAIMNQTVTIEEYRTYLEKFYGFLKPLEDQAVQQPFWESTGLDIEIRGKAGLLEKDLRNLGASEEEITQLPLCEELPDIQHLPVCSDTCM from the coding sequence ATGACATCAACAAATATTATGGAACGTCTGAAGAGCGAGACAGCTCATTATCACAGACAAGTAGAACAGAACCCTTATGCAAAAGCCATTATGAATCAAACTGTGACTATAGAAGAATATAGAACATATTTAGAGAAGTTTTATGGATTCCTGAAACCGCTGGAGGATCAGGCTGTACAACAGCCTTTCTGGGAAAGTACGGGACTGGATATTGAGATTAGAGGCAAGGCTGGACTGTTGGAAAAAGATTTACGAAATCTGGGTGCCAGTGAAGAAGAGATCACTCAACTTCCACTCTGTGAAGAACTGCCGGATATTCAACACCTGCCCGTTTGTTCGGATACCTGTATGTAA
- a CDS encoding biliverdin-producing heme oxygenase: MFGYLYVIEGSTNGGQIMTKRLSQFLPIEADRGLEYFNAYGSETRTRWSEFTGLLQQSISTPEDHDNMVHSASETFRLLDQWINT, translated from the coding sequence TTGTTCGGATACCTGTATGTAATTGAGGGGTCCACGAACGGTGGACAGATTATGACCAAACGTTTGTCGCAGTTCCTGCCCATTGAAGCTGATCGTGGATTGGAATATTTCAATGCCTACGGCTCAGAGACAAGAACAAGATGGAGCGAGTTTACGGGTTTGCTGCAGCAGTCCATCAGCACTCCAGAAGATCATGACAACATGGTACACAGTGCATCAGAGACATTCCGACTGTTAGATCAATGGATTAATACGTAG
- a CDS encoding TerB N-terminal domain-containing protein codes for MKDNSRQLEFMEIDLSEEPETAAVPVPDRSTIVQSAHDTMQHRGGILSSEKRFVEEAKQWAEMEGDVSPWVPFMSYWPTYGVMNEAQRKWYMFWRKEVRQGRYPDTDLSYLFVHIYELINGIGWQNPQDGYDQLKQLWVNYRERLPQLNIYMQEWMVDYVLVHQMEMSLSEVMGLSGGYLPAEMLDRELQRILQDNVSDISLNMLHRYYDYDITLSKFYRDGGKEVMEQYIPRVMALVDSYLERTRQVGLLPECDPNGERRMERILFRKAVYDDSIYGRSVAFRYMPIGEQAEFVQMVTRIYRCTENKLRELLGFRGRLRGQTLEPELANLIERYLDKSYAIEQAESVEQPMIRIDTEKLASLQQESEYVRLALTIEDDHPSEVKDEEDNNANVASNPVDALEARNEITPTEGSMESEPSAVEITTGAQVESIRLQWDESAEADLDEEWLLFAKELSPQQVQTIHVLLGASPDTELMRLAEQYGTMPTLLLDEINDVAMETIGDLLIDADRIVPDYIDVFEHVKR; via the coding sequence ATGAAAGACAACTCAAGACAATTGGAATTTATGGAGATAGATCTGAGTGAAGAACCTGAAACAGCAGCGGTTCCGGTTCCTGATCGTTCAACCATTGTGCAGTCTGCACATGATACGATGCAGCATCGTGGAGGCATATTGTCCTCAGAGAAACGTTTTGTAGAGGAAGCAAAGCAGTGGGCAGAGATGGAGGGGGATGTATCCCCGTGGGTTCCCTTTATGAGTTACTGGCCAACGTATGGCGTGATGAATGAAGCCCAGCGCAAGTGGTATATGTTTTGGAGGAAGGAAGTACGTCAGGGGAGATACCCGGATACCGATCTGTCCTATCTATTTGTTCATATCTACGAGTTAATTAACGGCATTGGCTGGCAGAATCCTCAGGATGGTTATGATCAATTGAAGCAGCTATGGGTGAACTACCGTGAACGGCTGCCTCAATTAAATATATATATGCAAGAATGGATGGTCGATTATGTGCTGGTCCATCAGATGGAGATGTCCTTATCCGAGGTCATGGGCCTTTCAGGTGGATACCTGCCAGCAGAGATGCTGGATAGGGAGCTGCAACGTATTTTACAGGATAATGTATCGGATATATCGCTGAATATGCTGCATAGATATTATGATTACGATATTACACTCAGTAAATTCTACAGAGATGGCGGCAAAGAAGTGATGGAGCAGTACATCCCGCGGGTCATGGCCCTGGTTGATTCGTACCTGGAACGTACGCGACAAGTTGGACTGTTGCCCGAGTGTGATCCCAACGGTGAACGCAGGATGGAGCGCATTCTGTTTCGCAAAGCAGTCTATGATGATTCGATCTATGGAAGATCGGTAGCGTTCAGATATATGCCCATAGGTGAACAGGCTGAATTTGTGCAGATGGTTACGCGGATCTATCGATGTACTGAAAATAAACTTCGTGAACTGCTCGGATTCAGAGGCCGATTACGAGGACAGACTCTTGAACCCGAACTTGCGAATCTGATTGAGCGTTACCTGGACAAATCATATGCGATCGAACAGGCGGAGTCTGTGGAACAACCGATGATTCGTATTGACACAGAGAAATTGGCATCGTTACAGCAGGAAAGTGAGTACGTGCGATTGGCGCTTACAATTGAGGATGATCACCCTTCTGAAGTGAAGGATGAAGAGGATAACAACGCAAATGTTGCAAGTAATCCAGTAGATGCGCTAGAAGCCAGGAATGAGATCACTCCAACTGAAGGTTCCATGGAGTCGGAGCCATCTGCAGTAGAGATTACAACAGGAGCGCAAGTAGAATCGATTAGGTTGCAGTGGGACGAGTCTGCTGAGGCTGATCTGGATGAAGAATGGCTGCTTTTTGCCAAGGAACTCTCCCCTCAGCAGGTGCAAACAATTCATGTTCTACTTGGCGCAAGTCCAGATACGGAGCTGATGCGTCTGGCTGAGCAATATGGAACGATGCCTACGCTTCTGTTGGATGAAATTAATGATGTGGCTATGGAAACGATCGGTGATCTTCTGATTGATGCTGATCGGATTGTTCCTGATTATATAGATGTGTTCGAACATGTGAAGAGGTGA
- a CDS encoding MMPL family transporter, producing the protein MNKLRNPRTISLIFWILITLVSVVAMPDFGQLVKEKGQISIPETAQSQVAATMLRDMDKDSGNTYSIIAVFNSGEDTQALTNQQKTAIESVLSNLKNQKKQLNIETITSHLDGEEQADRLISEDQTTILTQITVTKDENIPLSEVISLLKESTAIPDVDTYLTGADLIDDDFGKSIEDGVQKTEIIAIIFILVILIIIFRSPIIPVISLLTVGISYVVSLAIVGYLVDWFNFPFSNFTQIFMVVILFGIGTDYNILLYTRFKEELSRQDGDVILATKTTFKTAGRTVLYSGIAVFIGFLSLLLAKFQLYQATSAVAIAVAVLIIVLNTLNPFFMVVMGKKMFWPSKKFEGHADSRLWGFLSRQSVRRPFLAIILVAVISVPLLFSYSNRLSYNDLFEVNNDYNSKQGINLIMEHYAPGFSAPTTLVVQSEHAMDNQTLLKALDDLTDKMSKVEGVSEVYSVTRPTGVQIKELYINDQAEELNQGIGKANDGVGEIKEGLSSAAGQLQSSNDLSNVQLLIDGTSRLQVGVNALGDAMNQVSDGLNNGEEGAETLKNGLTTLKEKVGVLSKGASDLQKGYTQLEQGLGSFSGTFTSIKTAIKGALDAYAQIESSMTRLIANHPELQQEEDAVQVISISQAAQTELNALYTQLDRLMQQYNGAMDSFKEANESMAQISGGLTQVAVGVGQLEYGAGELSKGLATGANGTQQIAGKTLEVKDGLGQINEGQSQLLSGLNDLQDKMGELKSGLTESTKGLSDVSKGLGDAEDYLGHLGQSDAAKSFYIPEEVLKGEEFLSSLDMYMSSDRKTAEISIILTDNPYSKEAMDVVQNLNKQLETALVGTDLSEAKVALGGIPSQNLDMKELSGGDLNRTSMIMLIGIGLILLFIIRSFWQTVIIIGALFLTYYVALGLNELLMVGPLGVDYLSWNVPFFSLIMIVTLGVDYSIFLMMKYREIEGDPIHKITEASRNIGGVVISAAVILGGTFAALIPSGVVTLIEVAISVIIGLVLLSFVMLPILLPALISLLHKLKNWGSGSDPINK; encoded by the coding sequence ATGAATAAACTTAGGAATCCCAGAACGATTTCCCTGATTTTTTGGATACTCATTACTCTCGTTTCTGTAGTGGCGATGCCTGATTTTGGTCAACTGGTAAAAGAAAAAGGACAGATTTCAATTCCTGAAACGGCACAAAGCCAGGTTGCTGCGACTATGTTGAGAGATATGGATAAGGATAGCGGGAATACTTATTCCATCATTGCTGTATTTAATAGTGGAGAAGATACACAAGCATTAACGAACCAGCAAAAGACGGCGATCGAATCCGTTTTATCCAACCTGAAAAATCAGAAAAAGCAACTGAATATTGAGACGATCACAAGCCATCTGGATGGTGAAGAGCAAGCCGATCGGCTTATATCCGAGGACCAAACCACGATCCTGACTCAAATCACCGTCACTAAAGATGAGAATATTCCTCTTTCGGAAGTGATTAGTCTGTTAAAAGAATCTACAGCCATCCCTGATGTGGATACATATCTGACGGGAGCTGACCTGATCGATGATGATTTTGGTAAATCGATTGAAGACGGTGTGCAGAAAACAGAAATTATCGCGATCATTTTCATCCTCGTTATCCTGATTATTATTTTTAGATCGCCGATCATACCTGTTATTTCACTGCTCACGGTAGGTATATCTTACGTTGTTTCATTAGCTATTGTGGGATATCTTGTAGATTGGTTTAACTTTCCGTTCTCGAACTTTACTCAGATATTTATGGTCGTTATCCTCTTTGGTATTGGTACGGATTATAATATCCTGTTATATACCAGATTCAAGGAGGAACTAAGTAGACAAGATGGCGATGTGATTCTTGCGACCAAAACGACATTTAAAACAGCAGGCAGAACCGTATTGTATAGCGGCATCGCTGTATTCATCGGGTTTCTTTCACTTCTGCTTGCCAAGTTTCAGTTATATCAGGCAACCTCTGCGGTGGCGATCGCAGTAGCGGTTCTCATTATCGTCCTCAATACGTTGAACCCGTTCTTCATGGTTGTCATGGGCAAAAAAATGTTCTGGCCATCGAAAAAATTCGAAGGCCATGCGGACAGCCGACTGTGGGGATTTTTATCCCGCCAATCGGTACGAAGACCTTTCCTGGCAATCATTCTGGTTGCGGTGATTAGTGTTCCTTTATTATTCAGTTACAGTAATCGACTAAGTTATAATGACCTGTTTGAAGTCAATAATGACTACAATTCCAAACAGGGGATTAATCTGATTATGGAGCATTATGCACCAGGATTCTCAGCGCCAACAACATTGGTTGTGCAATCCGAGCACGCAATGGACAATCAGACATTGCTGAAGGCACTGGATGATCTGACGGATAAGATGTCCAAGGTGGAAGGTGTCTCTGAGGTTTACAGTGTCACTCGACCAACTGGAGTCCAAATTAAAGAGTTGTATATTAACGATCAAGCAGAGGAGCTTAATCAGGGGATTGGTAAAGCAAACGATGGTGTAGGCGAAATTAAGGAAGGTTTGTCCTCTGCAGCTGGACAGCTTCAATCTTCAAATGATTTAAGTAACGTACAACTGTTGATTGATGGGACAAGTCGGTTGCAAGTTGGAGTAAATGCATTGGGAGACGCCATGAATCAGGTATCTGATGGGCTGAATAATGGGGAAGAAGGGGCAGAGACGTTGAAAAACGGACTTACTACCCTTAAAGAAAAGGTTGGAGTCCTGTCTAAAGGTGCCAGTGATCTGCAAAAAGGGTATACGCAACTTGAGCAGGGACTTGGTTCCTTCAGTGGTACTTTCACAAGCATCAAGACAGCTATTAAGGGAGCGCTTGATGCCTATGCTCAGATTGAAAGCAGCATGACCCGTCTAATTGCGAATCATCCTGAGTTACAACAAGAAGAAGATGCTGTACAAGTGATTAGTATTTCTCAAGCGGCTCAAACTGAACTGAACGCGTTATACACACAGTTGGACCGGTTGATGCAGCAGTACAATGGGGCTATGGATTCTTTCAAGGAAGCCAACGAGTCAATGGCTCAAATTAGTGGCGGTCTGACTCAGGTTGCTGTAGGTGTCGGTCAGCTTGAATACGGTGCTGGCGAGCTATCCAAAGGTTTGGCGACTGGAGCCAATGGAACCCAGCAGATAGCGGGTAAAACATTGGAAGTGAAGGATGGGCTGGGTCAGATTAATGAAGGACAGAGTCAATTGTTAAGCGGTCTGAACGATTTGCAGGACAAAATGGGTGAGTTGAAATCCGGATTGACCGAAAGTACAAAAGGACTCTCAGATGTGTCGAAGGGTCTTGGTGATGCCGAAGATTATTTGGGCCATCTTGGCCAGTCTGATGCTGCGAAAAGCTTCTACATTCCAGAAGAGGTATTAAAAGGAGAAGAGTTTCTAAGTTCGCTCGACATGTATATGTCTTCGGATCGGAAGACAGCGGAAATCTCCATTATTTTGACCGATAATCCATATTCGAAAGAAGCGATGGATGTTGTTCAAAATCTTAACAAGCAGTTGGAAACGGCTTTGGTTGGCACGGATTTGAGTGAGGCGAAAGTGGCACTGGGCGGCATACCGTCACAGAACCTGGATATGAAAGAATTATCCGGAGGTGATCTGAATCGGACGTCCATGATCATGCTGATTGGAATTGGATTGATACTTTTGTTCATTATTCGTTCGTTTTGGCAGACTGTAATCATTATAGGTGCGTTATTCCTGACGTATTATGTGGCCCTTGGTCTGAATGAATTGCTGATGGTTGGCCCGCTTGGCGTTGACTATCTGAGCTGGAACGTTCCTTTCTTCAGTCTGATCATGATTGTTACACTTGGTGTGGACTACAGTATCTTCCTCATGATGAAATATCGTGAGATTGAAGGAGATCCAATTCATAAAATTACGGAAGCTTCCCGTAATATAGGAGGGGTCGTGATCTCGGCGGCAGTGATCTTGGGAGGTACTTTCGCCGCACTAATTCCTTCCGGTGTTGTTACGCTGATTGAAGTAGCTATTTCTGTCATCATCGGATTGGTTCTGCTAAGTTTTGTCATGCTTCCAATCTTGCTTCCGGCTCTAATCAGTCTATTACACAAGTTAAAAAACTGGGGTTCGGGGTCCGATCCCATAAACAAATAA
- a CDS encoding YebC/PmpR family DNA-binding transcriptional regulator gives MGRKWNNIKEKKASKDANTSRVYAKFGVEIYVAAKKGEPDPEANRALKVVLERAKTYNVPKAIIDRAMEKAKGSGDENYEELRYEGFGPNGAMVIVDALTNNVNRTAPEVRSAFNKNAGNMGVSGSVAYMFDPTAVIGIEGKNSEEVLELLLEADVDVRDIVDEDEAVIVYAEPDQFHAVQEAFKAAGITEFTVAELTMLAQNHIELPEDAQAQFEKLIDALEDLEDVQQVYHNVEFV, from the coding sequence ATGGGTCGTAAGTGGAATAATATCAAGGAAAAGAAAGCTTCAAAAGATGCAAACACGAGCCGGGTCTACGCTAAATTCGGCGTTGAGATCTATGTAGCTGCCAAGAAGGGCGAACCGGACCCGGAAGCGAACCGTGCACTGAAAGTCGTGCTGGAACGTGCCAAAACGTATAATGTACCCAAAGCCATCATTGATCGTGCGATGGAAAAAGCAAAAGGCAGCGGGGATGAGAACTATGAAGAGTTGCGTTATGAAGGCTTCGGACCGAATGGTGCGATGGTCATCGTTGATGCACTCACCAACAATGTGAATCGTACAGCGCCGGAAGTGCGCTCTGCGTTTAACAAAAACGCTGGTAACATGGGTGTCAGTGGTTCAGTTGCATACATGTTTGATCCAACAGCGGTTATCGGTATAGAAGGCAAAAACTCCGAGGAAGTACTGGAACTTTTGCTTGAAGCAGATGTGGATGTACGTGATATCGTGGACGAAGACGAAGCTGTAATTGTATATGCAGAACCGGATCAATTCCACGCTGTACAAGAAGCATTCAAAGCTGCTGGTATTACTGAGTTCACAGTAGCCGAGCTAACCATGCTTGCGCAAAACCATATTGAACTTCCAGAGGATGCACAAGCTCAGTTTGAGAAACTGATCGATGCGCTTGAAGACCTTGAAGATGTTCAGCAGGTCTACCATAACGTAGAGTTCGTGTAA
- a CDS encoding Nif3-like dinuclear metal center hexameric protein, protein MNITIQDIIQYLTAHVELPENTVDRLITGSSDQTVTGVFVTFMPTQHVIEHAVQRGANLIIAHESPFYNHHSHTDWLANDPVYETKKSLITEAGISIYRCHDIIHRFQPDGITEGLIQALGWSSYVEQQLAEADILSFPEGRTAQAIAHHVKSSLGIDYVRVAGNAEIVCRRAAVLVGFRGNGHVTIPLIQNEQLDLIIAGEGFEWETPEYIRDAVQQGKSKALIMMGHAESEAPGMKLLADRLAERFPELSVRFVGEKPVYTVI, encoded by the coding sequence ATGAATATAACCATTCAAGACATTATACAGTATCTCACAGCCCATGTAGAGTTACCGGAGAACACGGTAGATCGGCTGATTACTGGCTCGTCCGACCAAACGGTCACAGGTGTGTTTGTTACTTTTATGCCCACTCAACATGTCATTGAACATGCCGTACAACGTGGGGCCAATCTAATTATCGCTCATGAATCCCCCTTCTACAACCATCACAGTCATACCGATTGGTTAGCCAATGATCCAGTTTATGAAACTAAAAAAAGCTTGATCACCGAAGCAGGCATTTCCATCTATCGATGTCATGATATCATCCACCGCTTCCAACCGGATGGCATTACCGAAGGACTGATTCAGGCCTTGGGGTGGTCCTCTTATGTGGAGCAACAACTAGCGGAAGCAGACATCCTTTCTTTTCCGGAAGGACGCACCGCCCAAGCTATTGCTCACCATGTGAAAAGTTCCCTGGGCATCGATTATGTACGCGTTGCAGGCAATGCGGAAATAGTCTGTAGACGTGCAGCGGTACTGGTAGGTTTTCGTGGTAATGGACATGTGACGATTCCTTTGATTCAGAATGAGCAATTGGATCTCATCATTGCTGGAGAAGGATTCGAATGGGAGACACCGGAATATATCCGTGATGCCGTGCAACAAGGCAAGTCCAAGGCACTGATCATGATGGGGCATGCAGAGAGCGAGGCTCCGGGAATGAAGCTATTAGCAGACAGGTTGGCAGAACGTTTTCCCGAATTGTCTGTTCGTTTTGTAGGCGAGAAGCCCGTGTACACTGTGATCTAA
- a CDS encoding DMT family transporter, with protein sequence MRGIIFALLGGACITLQGVANTRISTDMGTWQAATITQLTGFILAALILMFVRDTNLQGLKQVKPMYLAGGAFGAVIIFSEVTAIQQIGVTFTISALLIAQLFLTFLVDSNGWFGVVKQKMKLPQFLGIALMVTGVIIMKL encoded by the coding sequence ATGAGAGGAATTATTTTTGCATTACTGGGCGGCGCGTGTATCACGCTCCAAGGGGTTGCCAATACTCGGATTAGCACCGACATGGGCACATGGCAGGCCGCTACGATTACACAACTGACAGGATTCATCTTAGCGGCGCTGATCCTAATGTTTGTTAGAGACACCAACCTTCAAGGACTCAAACAAGTAAAACCTATGTACCTAGCGGGAGGTGCTTTTGGCGCCGTCATTATTTTCAGCGAAGTGACGGCCATTCAGCAAATTGGGGTTACATTCACGATCTCGGCTCTGCTCATTGCTCAGCTGTTCCTGACTTTTCTAGTGGATAGTAACGGATGGTTCGGCGTGGTGAAACAAAAGATGAAACTGCCGCAATTTCTAGGCATTGCCTTAATGGTGACTGGTGTCATTATTATGAAACTATAG
- a CDS encoding Crp/Fnr family transcriptional regulator yields the protein MQEIHNEQQLIQYLKQYQLETVFHEPLRTHMTLCHFEKCELICREGETSEYLYVLVEGKIKIFTTSAQDKTLVLCFKTPLEVVGDIEYVRESDIVNTVQAVSPVVMLRIHYQWLAELASDYAPLLKFLLKIISHKFYIDSNFSNFNLMYPVEVRLVSYLLSISTEEAGNVVHEELDAFNLTDIANLIGTSYRHLNRVIQKLCADGLIERHQGLIMIKDRAGLREIAGHNIYE from the coding sequence GTGCAAGAGATCCATAACGAGCAACAATTAATACAATATCTGAAGCAATATCAACTCGAAACTGTATTTCACGAGCCCCTGCGTACACATATGACGTTATGCCACTTTGAGAAGTGTGAACTGATCTGTCGTGAAGGGGAAACTTCCGAATATTTATACGTACTGGTTGAAGGTAAAATCAAGATTTTCACCACCTCCGCACAGGACAAAACGCTGGTGCTTTGTTTCAAAACACCGCTTGAAGTCGTCGGTGACATAGAATATGTCCGTGAAAGCGATATTGTTAATACGGTTCAGGCAGTCTCACCTGTGGTGATGCTTCGCATTCATTATCAATGGCTTGCTGAGCTTGCCAGCGATTATGCACCTTTACTTAAATTTTTGCTTAAAATCATCTCTCACAAATTCTACATTGACTCGAACTTTTCCAATTTCAACCTGATGTATCCCGTTGAGGTTCGTCTAGTCAGCTACCTGCTCTCCATCTCAACAGAAGAAGCGGGCAACGTCGTTCATGAAGAGCTGGACGCGTTCAATCTGACCGACATCGCGAATCTGATCGGCACCAGTTACCGACACCTGAACCGGGTCATCCAGAAGCTCTGTGCAGACGGGTTAATTGAACGACATCAGGGATTGATTATGATCAAGGATCGAGCGGGTCTAAGGGAAATAGCAGGTCACAATATTTATGAATAA
- a CDS encoding DMT family transporter yields the protein MLITGISLALLAGALVSLQTIFNSKVNERTGSWSTTTMVLFTGFIASFLISLLVEGKNTFSFQHMQPWYWLSGAIGVGVVFCLVQGMKLLGPTYAISIVLTSQLSFALLFDSMGWLGLEQIPFSWNQLLGVLVIVGGIVLFKFGGSKSEKSDQSPGTLQSDS from the coding sequence ATGTTAATCACAGGTATTTCGCTTGCACTACTGGCAGGTGCACTTGTCAGTCTGCAAACGATTTTTAATAGCAAAGTCAATGAACGCACCGGTTCATGGTCCACAACAACGATGGTGCTTTTCACCGGATTCATTGCTTCTTTCCTCATCTCCCTGCTAGTGGAGGGCAAGAATACATTCAGCTTCCAGCATATGCAACCTTGGTACTGGCTCAGTGGAGCCATCGGCGTTGGCGTGGTCTTCTGTCTCGTGCAAGGGATGAAGCTACTTGGTCCCACATATGCCATCTCGATCGTGCTAACATCCCAACTGAGCTTTGCTCTATTGTTTGATTCCATGGGGTGGCTCGGTCTGGAGCAAATTCCTTTTTCATGGAATCAGCTGCTTGGTGTACTTGTCATTGTTGGCGGAATTGTGTTGTTCAAGTTCGGTGGAAGTAAATCGGAAAAATCAGATCAGTCCCCTGGAACGTTGCAGTCTGACTCATAA